The following coding sequences lie in one Lolium perenne isolate Kyuss_39 chromosome 2, Kyuss_2.0, whole genome shotgun sequence genomic window:
- the LOC139835553 gene encoding putative disease resistance RPP13-like protein 2 — MGVTTRGDFVLPPLVNRADEVKELYDKLVTNSDRPVVMYVTGQSGVGKTTIVEEVYEKLQTNNHFGVLLCFPPDMSVIGLVRPKDPVEWNAVFEHLKCKQLKRLDTLLSLCFDDLLYDLKSCFLYFASLPENTSSGARKMIHMWMAEGFLRPEDGMTMEKVGNRYIQELIDRYLVSLSPVDDDAAPGDEEVVIHSKVSAFLQLEAHEASFMDIHSSDDAPNLEEKMERHIKQLLRKSKFLRVIHLEGLEIGDKLPVEIGNVMHLQYLGITSSWYLETIPGSIGQLRNLQTLDVWSTFVRKLPNVFWKMSTLRHVLGDFLVLPKKVGNLEHLQTLDGILPDENGWDKCTFASMIRLQTLKNPLQFPSQKKPLLVCRQKKPLLFSSQKKNDEMFSAGHSPSAEDKDQKALSSVLRKLDQLRKLALHSEFTIPLEVLSRVSSPFFPNLEAVELHGKLNLPKDMGDTKLCLPNLRHLSMEERKVPLEFFNKLAADLSFLENLELDSDAYDGLHLVFPPGGFQSLKKLSVNLGKLKNVQIGRLALTRLEDLQISYYPDKPEVKVEIHGKDKVVNKIKRGNKELSKKIKHIPDSSGQSSEQGQRSSLCYTPISENLM; from the exons GTCACCAATAGTGATCGTCCCGTTGTGATGTATGTGACAGGGCAAAGTGGCGTCGGCAAGACAACTATTGTGGAAGAGGTGTATGAAAAACTGCAGACCAATAATCATTTTGGTGTCTTGCTCTGTTTCCCGCCAGATATGAGTGTTATCG GTCTTGTGAGACCGAAAGACCCCGTGGAGTGGAATGCTGTATTCGAGCACCTCAAGTGCAAGCAACTGAAGCGGCTAGACACTCTATTGTCCTTGTGCTTCGATGATCTTCTGTATGACCTAAAATCTTGCTTCCTCTACTTCGCATCATTGCCAGAAAACACATCAAGTGGGGCACGCAAGATGATACACATGTGGATGGCAGAAGGGTTCCTAAGACCAGAAGATGGAATGACGATGGAGAAAGTGGGCAACAGGTATATACAAGAGTTGATTGACAGGTATCTCGTCAGCCTTTCACCAGTGGACGATGATGCAGCTCCTGGAGATGAGGAGGTAGTCATCCATAGCAAAGTCAGTGCTTTTCTTCAGCTTGAAGCACATGAAGCAAGTTTCATGGACATCCATTCCAGTGATGATGCCCCCAATTTG GAGGAGAAAATGGAAAGGCACATAAAACAGCTGCTGCGAAAATCCAAGTTCCTCCGTGTCATCCATCTGGAAGGTCTAGAGATAGGTGACAAGCTGCCAGTTGAAATAGGGAATGTGATGCACCTACAGTACCTTGGTATAACATCATCATGGTACTTGGAAACCATACCAGGATCGATTGGGCAGCTCCGTAATCTTCAGACACTCGATGTGTGGTCCACCTTTGTCAGGAAGCTGCCCAATGTGTTCTGGAAGATGAGTACACTAAGGCATGTCTTGGGTGATTTTCTCGTCTTACCTAAGAAGGTGGGGAACTTAGAACACCTACAGACACTTGACGGTATATTACCAGATGAGAATGGATGGGATAAGTGCACCTTTGCAAGCATGATCCGTCTTCAGACCTTG AAGAACCCTCTGCAGTTCCCCAGTCAGAAGAAACCCCTGCTGGTCTGCCGTCAGAAGAAACCCCTGCTGTTCTCCAGTCAGAAAAAAAATGATGAAATGTTTTCCGCAGGGCACTCCCCTAGTGCAGAAGACAAAGATCAAAAGGCTTTATCCAGTGTTCTCAGGAAACTTGATCAACTCAGGAAGCTGGCATTACATTCTGAGTTCACAATACCCTTGGAAGTGCTCTCTAGAGTCTCCAGCCCCTTTTTCCCAAACTTAGAGGCTGTGGAACTACATGGGAAGCTCAACTTGCCAAAAGATATGGGAGACACCAAACTGTGCCTTCCTAATCTACGTCACCTGTCAATGGAAGAAAGAAAGGTGCCACTAGAGTTCTTCAACAAGCTAGCTGCTGATCTATCCTTTCTCGAAAACCTCGAGTTGGATTCGGATGCATATGATGGACTCCACCTTGTATTCCCCCCTGGTGGTTTCCAGAGCCTAAAGAAGCTCTCGGTAAACTTAGGTAAATTGAAGAATGTCCAGATAGGCAGGTTGGCACTTACCAGGCTGGAAGATCTGCAGATATCCTATTACCCTGATAAGCCAGAAGTAAAAGTGGAGATCCATGGTAAAGATAAGGTTGTGAACAAAATTAAACGTGGGAACAAAGAGCTTTCCAAAAAGATTAAACATATCCCAGACTCTTCGGGACAGAGCAGTGAGCAGGGACAGAGGTCAAGCCTCTGCTACACTCCTATTTCCGAAAATTTGATGTGA
- the LOC127333787 gene encoding uncharacterized protein, which produces MPPPPTLPNEILEEIFMRLPPDEPAFLVRATLASKHWFGLLTGPAFRSRYRDFHGAPSMLGFFRSWTPYSAWGEEGLEPLFVSTSNFVACIPGKEEDQYDEYGEWGYSIREKEEDWGYSGRDAWDCRHGRVVLGDRDVTDTKLAVLDPVTGRWRELCVPKDYDSHGAAVLCAVPGCHHRTCHEGPFRVIVVGMNINKGDSVAYVYVSLPMTDQWSQPPSQWSQPCPGLHLGFDAIFQPMPPVLTEEALYFTLMYDDDDGDDDKRVGILKYDLHSKCLSLIDVPLMETDIACNAILMGMEDGSLGFAHLDGLTLNLWSRKMGSDGTTTWTHLRVINLEELLPIQNLKQRLGLIGSVEGSDIIFMTMDFGICQISLKSLEWKKIWKEEYFGALLPYMSFNDP; this is translated from the coding sequence atgccgccgccgccgaccctgCCCAACGAGATTCTCGAGGAGATCTTCATGCGCCTCCCGCCGGATGAGCCCGCGTTCCTCGTGCGCGCCACCCTCGCCAGCAAGCACTGGTTCGGCCTCCTCACCGGCCCTGCTTTCCGCAGTCGGTATCGCGACTTCCACGGAGCTCCCTCCATGCTCGGCTTCTTTCGCTCCTGGACCCCGTACTCCGCCTGGGGGGAGGAAGGACTCGAGCCACTCTTCGTCTCCACCTCGAATTTCGTCGCGTGCATTCCCGGCAAAGAGGAAGACCAGTACGACGAGTACGGAGAATGGGGGTACTCTATTCGCGAAAAAGAAGAAGACTGGGGGTACTCTGGACGCGATGCGTGGGACTGCCGCCATGGCCGCGTTGTCCTTGGAGATAGGGATGTGACAGACACGAAGCTTGCCGTTTTGGACCCTGTGACGGGCCGCTGGAGGGAGCTCTGCGTGCCCAAAGACTATGACAGCCATGGGGCCGCGGTGCTCTGCGCCGTGCCCGGCTGCCACCACCGCACATGTCATGAGGGGCCCTTCCGGGTGATCGTCGTCGGCATGAACATTAATAAGGGCGATTCTGTCGCATATGTGTACGTGTCCTTGCCGATGACGGATCAGTGGAGCCAGCCTCCCTCTCAGTGGAGTCAGCCCTGCCCTGGTCTTCATCTTGGGTTTGATGCAATCTTCCAGCCAATGCCCCCTGTCCTCACAGAAGAAGCACTCTACTTCACGCTGAtgtatgatgatgatgatggtgatgatgataagCGCGTAGGAATTCTGAAATATGACTTGCATTCTAAATGCTTATCGCTGATTGATGTGCCGCTCATGGAGACAGACATTGCCTGCAACGCTATCCTAATGGGGATGGAGGATGGCAGTTTAGGATTTGCACACCTAGACGGGTTAACTCTCAATCTGTGGTCAAGGAAGATGGGTTCTGACGGAACCACGACATGGACTCACCTTAGAGTCATCAATCTCGAAGAACTTCTCCCCATTCAAAATCTCAAGCAGAGACTTGGTCTGATTGGATCTGTGGAGGGCAGTGATATCATTTTCATGACCATGGACTTTGGCATATGCCAGATTAGTCTCAAGTCACTAGAGTGGAAGAAGATATGGAAGGAAGAATATTTTGGTGCTTTGCTTCCGTACATGAGTTTCAATGATCCATGA